A stretch of Acidovorax sp. RAC01 DNA encodes these proteins:
- the hisH gene encoding imidazole glycerol phosphate synthase subunit HisH, with amino-acid sequence MKLEAKTVAVVDYGMGNLRSVSQAVQAAAAGTGWSVVVTSRPEDVRAAERIVLPGQGAMPDCMRELHESGLKASVLEAAASKPLFGVCVGMQMLLDHSAEGAGGGTPGLGLIHGEVRKFDLAGRTQPDGSRFKVPQMGWNQVRQVPHGGQVHPVWAGVPDNSYYYFVHSFYALPQDPAHCAGQTDYGGLFASAVARDNIFATQFHPEKSAEHGLALYRNFLHWNP; translated from the coding sequence ATGAAATTGGAAGCAAAAACCGTTGCGGTCGTCGATTACGGCATGGGCAACCTGCGCTCGGTGTCGCAGGCCGTGCAGGCCGCCGCAGCCGGTACTGGCTGGTCGGTCGTCGTCACCTCGCGCCCCGAAGACGTGCGCGCTGCCGAACGCATCGTGCTGCCAGGGCAGGGCGCCATGCCCGACTGCATGCGCGAGCTGCACGAGTCGGGCCTGAAGGCCTCGGTGCTGGAAGCCGCCGCCAGCAAGCCGCTGTTTGGCGTGTGCGTGGGCATGCAGATGCTGCTGGACCACAGCGCCGAAGGCGCGGGCGGCGGCACGCCGGGGCTGGGGCTCATTCACGGCGAGGTGCGCAAGTTCGACCTGGCCGGCCGCACGCAGCCCGATGGCAGCCGCTTCAAGGTGCCGCAGATGGGCTGGAACCAGGTGCGCCAGGTGCCCCACGGCGGCCAGGTGCACCCGGTGTGGGCTGGCGTACCGGACAACAGCTACTACTACTTCGTGCACAGCTTTTATGCGCTGCCGCAGGACCCGGCACACTGCGCGGGCCAGACCGACTACGGTGGCCTGTTCGCTTCGGCGGTTGCGCGCGATAATATTTTTGCCACCCAGTTTCACCCGGAGAAAAGCGCGGAGCACGGCCTGGCCCTGTACCGCAACTTTCTGCACTGGAATCCCTGA
- the hisB gene encoding imidazoleglycerol-phosphate dehydratase HisB has product MTSSALVPSAPSADPMADRIAEVSRNTAETRISVRINLDGTGQAKLSTGIGFFDHMLDQIARHGLIDLDIDCEGDLHIDGHHTVEDVGITLGQAFARAVGDKKGIRRYGHAYVPLDEALSRVVVDFSGRPGLHMDVKFTAGSIGQLDTQLVFEFFQGFVNHAGVTLHIDNLKGVNAHHQCETIFKAFGRTLRAALERDPRSAGVIPSTKGSL; this is encoded by the coding sequence ATGACTTCCTCCGCACTCGTACCTTCCGCCCCATCGGCCGACCCGATGGCCGACCGCATCGCCGAGGTCAGCCGCAACACCGCCGAGACGCGCATCAGTGTGCGCATCAACCTCGACGGCACCGGCCAGGCGAAGCTCTCCACCGGCATCGGCTTCTTTGACCACATGCTCGACCAGATCGCCCGCCATGGGCTGATCGACCTCGACATCGACTGCGAAGGCGACCTGCACATCGACGGCCACCACACGGTGGAAGACGTGGGCATCACCCTGGGCCAGGCCTTTGCACGCGCCGTGGGCGACAAGAAAGGCATCCGCCGCTATGGCCATGCCTATGTGCCGCTGGACGAAGCGCTGTCGCGCGTGGTGGTCGATTTTTCGGGCCGTCCCGGGCTGCACATGGATGTGAAGTTCACCGCCGGGAGCATCGGCCAGCTCGACACGCAACTGGTGTTCGAGTTCTTCCAGGGCTTTGTGAACCACGCGGGCGTGACGCTGCACATTGACAACCTCAAGGGCGTCAACGCCCACCACCAGTGCGAGACCATCTTCAAGGCGTTCGGGCGCACGCTGCGTGCGGCGCTGGAGCGCGACCCGCGCTCGGCCGGTGTCATCCCCTCCACCAAGGGTTCCCTGTGA
- the hisC gene encoding histidinol-phosphate transaminase, producing MTTPSSLLRALDRIRPDVRAMHSYVVQPSTGMLKMDAMENPFRLPAHLQAALGQRLGSVALNRYPGDRIADLKAALAQYAGMPEGYGIVLGNGSDELITLLALACAQPGTGQRATMLAPMPGFVMYPLSAQLQGLEFVGVPLTPDFELDEPAMLAAIEQHRPAITYIAYPNNPTATLWDEGAVQRIIDAAGAQGGIVVMDEAYQPFASRTWIDRMRAEPARNAHVLLMRTLSKFGLAGVRLGYLIGPSAFVSEIDKVRPPYNVSVLNCEAALFALEHTEVFAAQAAEIRAERTTLIAALRQMPGVEKCWDSEANMVLIRVADSAKAYEGMKNRKVLVKNVSTMHPLLANCLRLTVGNAEDNAQMLAALQASL from the coding sequence ATGACCACACCGTCGTCACTCCTCCGGGCCCTGGACCGCATTCGTCCCGATGTGCGCGCCATGCATTCCTATGTCGTGCAGCCGTCCACCGGCATGCTCAAGATGGACGCGATGGAGAACCCCTTCCGCCTGCCCGCGCATTTGCAGGCCGCGCTGGGCCAGCGCCTGGGTTCGGTGGCACTCAACCGCTACCCCGGCGACCGCATTGCCGACCTGAAGGCGGCCCTGGCGCAGTACGCGGGCATGCCCGAGGGCTATGGCATCGTGTTGGGCAACGGGTCGGACGAACTCATCACCCTGCTGGCCCTGGCCTGCGCACAGCCAGGCACGGGTCAGCGCGCCACCATGCTGGCACCCATGCCGGGTTTCGTGATGTACCCGCTGTCGGCGCAGCTGCAGGGCCTGGAGTTTGTCGGCGTGCCGCTCACGCCTGACTTCGAGCTGGACGAGCCTGCCATGCTGGCCGCCATCGAACAGCACCGCCCGGCCATCACCTACATCGCCTACCCCAACAACCCCACGGCCACGCTGTGGGACGAGGGCGCAGTGCAGCGCATCATCGACGCTGCGGGTGCGCAGGGCGGCATCGTGGTCATGGACGAGGCCTACCAGCCCTTTGCCAGCCGCACCTGGATCGACCGCATGCGCGCAGAGCCTGCGCGCAATGCGCACGTGCTGCTCATGCGCACGCTCAGCAAGTTTGGCCTGGCGGGCGTGCGCCTGGGCTACCTCATCGGGCCCTCGGCGTTCGTGAGCGAGATCGACAAGGTGCGCCCGCCCTACAACGTGAGCGTGCTCAACTGCGAAGCAGCCCTGTTTGCGCTGGAACATACCGAGGTTTTTGCCGCCCAGGCCGCTGAGATTCGTGCCGAACGCACCACGCTCATCGCCGCGCTGCGCCAGATGCCGGGTGTCGAAAAGTGCTGGGACAGCGAGGCCAACATGGTGCTGATCCGTGTGGCGGATTCCGCCAAGGCCTACGAGGGCATGAAAAACCGCAAGGTGCTCGTCAAGAACGTTTCTACAATGCACCCATTGCTGGCCAACTGCCTGCGCCTGACGGTAGGCAATGCCGAAGACAACGCGCAGATGCTGGCCGCACTCCAAGCCTCCCTATGA
- a CDS encoding PIN domain-containing protein, which yields MAAVPIFVDTEILLASVDDRDAERQARAREWISFCWQTRSGRISSQVLNELYNQAIQRFDGPHVLQQVRAQVRRLRVWLPPHLDSYTVDGAWDLQDRYRLGYWDALILSSAHQQGCRYLLTEALPHDQPMDAVRPVNPFLVAPSELDTTE from the coding sequence ATGGCCGCCGTCCCCATCTTTGTCGATACCGAAATCCTGCTCGCCAGCGTGGACGACCGCGATGCCGAGCGCCAGGCGCGGGCGCGCGAATGGATCAGCTTTTGCTGGCAGACGCGCAGCGGCCGCATCAGCTCGCAGGTGCTCAACGAGCTGTACAACCAAGCCATCCAGCGTTTTGACGGCCCCCACGTGCTGCAGCAGGTGCGCGCCCAGGTGCGCCGCCTGCGCGTGTGGCTGCCGCCGCACCTGGACTCCTACACCGTGGACGGCGCCTGGGACCTGCAGGACCGCTACCGCCTGGGCTACTGGGATGCACTCATCCTCTCGTCCGCCCACCAGCAAGGCTGCCGCTACCTGCTGACCGAAGCGTTGCCACACGACCAGCCGATGGACGCCGTGCGCCCCGTCAACCCTTTCCTCGTTGCTCCCTCCGAACTGGACACCACCGAATGA
- a CDS encoding CopG family transcriptional regulator — MKNITVTMDDTVAEWVRVEAAKRGSSVSRLLGEWLAEKMRQEDAYAQAMREALSFESWGASSGPYVPRETLFLR; from the coding sequence ATGAAAAACATCACCGTGACCATGGACGACACCGTTGCCGAATGGGTGCGCGTGGAAGCCGCCAAGCGCGGCAGCAGCGTCTCGCGCCTGCTCGGTGAATGGCTGGCCGAAAAGATGCGCCAAGAAGACGCCTACGCCCAGGCCATGCGCGAGGCGCTGAGTTTTGAAAGCTGGGGTGCTTCGAGCGGGCCCTATGTGCCGCGCGAAACCCTGTTTCTGCGCTGA
- a CDS encoding aminotransferase-like domain-containing protein: MATDDAPPLYLQIAEQLAQLIRNGTLARGEKLPSVRELARQHGVAQTTVVQAYHWLEDARLITARPRSGFFVAARPVSLPEPSTPRPMRRPREVSVDWLGQRILGRNQPVDIISYSSGTPGPELFNPDRVRRAVVRAAQRHRNLLCTYPGSSGHEDARRALARYAVSLGCSLDPENIVITGGCMDSIALCLRAVTQPGDVVALESPTHFSFLEVLQGLHLKALEIPTHPRNGLSLDALQLALDTQPVKAVMIVPTLSNPLGSCMPQAERKRLVQMAARYDMAVIEDAIYNDLVEVDEMRRTVKSYDTTGHVMLCDSFSKTLAPGLRLGWLEAGRWADKLRAIKDLQAGGQSAVLELALADLITQAGHVAAMRQLRAAVAARMDEVRHVIAAHFPQGTRVSDPPGGLLLWLELPRALDSVQLHEACLARQILIAPGTVFSASGRFRNCLRIGVGGDWTPAHLQALRTVGDMACQMLQSGAPRKAA, from the coding sequence ATGGCCACCGATGACGCACCCCCGCTGTACCTTCAAATCGCCGAACAGCTCGCGCAGCTGATCCGCAACGGCACCCTGGCGCGCGGCGAGAAGCTGCCCTCGGTGCGTGAGCTGGCGCGCCAGCACGGCGTGGCGCAGACCACGGTGGTGCAGGCCTACCACTGGCTCGAGGATGCGCGTCTGATCACCGCGCGCCCGCGCTCCGGCTTTTTTGTGGCGGCGCGGCCGGTGAGCCTGCCCGAGCCCAGCACGCCGCGCCCGATGCGCCGCCCCCGCGAGGTGTCGGTGGATTGGCTGGGCCAGCGCATCCTGGGGCGCAACCAGCCGGTGGACATCATTTCGTACAGCAGCGGCACGCCTGGCCCCGAGCTGTTCAACCCTGACCGCGTGCGCCGCGCCGTGGTGCGCGCCGCGCAGCGCCACCGCAACCTGCTGTGCACCTACCCCGGTTCGTCGGGCCATGAGGACGCGCGCCGCGCCCTGGCGCGCTATGCCGTCAGCCTGGGCTGCAGCCTGGACCCCGAGAACATCGTGATCACCGGAGGCTGCATGGACAGCATTGCGCTGTGCCTGCGCGCGGTGACGCAGCCGGGCGACGTGGTGGCGCTGGAGTCTCCCACGCATTTTTCGTTTCTGGAGGTGCTGCAGGGCCTGCACCTCAAGGCGCTGGAGATTCCCACCCACCCGCGCAACGGCCTCTCGCTGGATGCGCTGCAACTGGCGTTGGACACCCAGCCCGTCAAGGCCGTGATGATCGTCCCCACGCTCAGCAACCCGCTGGGCAGCTGCATGCCCCAGGCCGAGCGCAAGCGCCTGGTGCAGATGGCGGCGCGGTACGACATGGCGGTGATCGAGGACGCGATCTACAACGACCTGGTCGAGGTGGACGAGATGCGCCGCACCGTCAAGTCGTACGACACCACCGGCCATGTGATGCTGTGCGACTCGTTCTCCAAGACGCTGGCGCCGGGCCTGCGCCTGGGCTGGCTGGAGGCTGGCCGCTGGGCCGACAAGCTGCGCGCCATCAAGGACCTGCAGGCGGGCGGCCAGTCCGCCGTGCTGGAGCTGGCGCTGGCCGATCTCATCACCCAGGCGGGCCACGTCGCCGCCATGCGCCAACTGCGCGCGGCCGTGGCGGCGCGCATGGACGAGGTGCGCCATGTGATTGCCGCGCACTTCCCGCAGGGTACGCGCGTGAGCGACCCGCCCGGCGGCCTGCTGCTGTGGCTGGAGCTGCCGCGCGCGCTCGATTCCGTGCAACTGCACGAGGCCTGCCTGGCCCGGCAGATCCTGATCGCACCCGGCACGGTGTTCAGTGCCAGCGGACGGTTCCGCAACTGCCTGCGCATCGGCGTGGGAGGCGACTGGACGCCCGCCCACCTGCAGGCGCTGCGCACCGTGGGTGACATGGCGTGCCAGATGCTGCAAAGCGGGGCACCCCGCAAGGCAGCTTGA
- a CDS encoding DUF2917 domain-containing protein, producing MNTLHTPTPPSPTLPTQPAVPLTLQWKRQPLPPLQAVQVLDFRAGEIALLEVEQGRVWVTCDGLLEDYFLEAGQRLSFAGPVRLRVSAEGHRPARLNWAQHRAVEGAAYPPAPSTTAAPAATPQPRTAAPTQGALPRGAISAA from the coding sequence ATGAACACGCTGCACACCCCCACCCCACCGTCGCCCACGCTGCCCACCCAGCCTGCGGTGCCCCTCACCCTGCAATGGAAGCGCCAGCCCCTGCCGCCGCTGCAGGCCGTCCAGGTGCTGGACTTCCGCGCGGGCGAGATCGCCCTGCTCGAAGTCGAACAGGGCCGCGTCTGGGTGACCTGTGATGGTCTGCTGGAGGATTATTTTCTGGAGGCTGGACAGCGCCTGTCGTTCGCCGGACCTGTGCGGCTGCGCGTCAGCGCCGAAGGCCACCGGCCTGCACGGCTGAACTGGGCGCAGCACCGGGCCGTGGAAGGCGCCGCGTATCCGCCAGCGCCCTCTACCACCGCAGCGCCGGCCGCAACCCCTCAGCCCAGGACAGCAGCCCCCACGCAGGGCGCCCTGCCCCGGGGTGCCATCAGCGCGGCTTGA
- the hisD gene encoding histidinol dehydrogenase, with protein MTLVAAPARLSTAAATFEADFAARLHWSADTDAAIEHRVADILADVQKRGDAAVLEYTGRFDGLSAPDMAALELTQADFKAAFDAIPQAQRDALQAAAKRVRSYHEAQKKASGESWSYRDEDGTLLGQKVTPLDRVGIYVPGGKAAYPSSLLMNAIPAHVAGVQEIIMVVPTPVRGSVATGGTGEGTSTKGERNELVLAAAYVAGVTRAFTIGGAQAVAALAYGTATVPKVDKITGPGNAYVASAKKRVFGTVGIDMIAGPSEILVLADGTTPPDWVAMDLFSQAEHDELAQSILLCPDAAYLDAVQREIDRLLPTMPRAEIIAKSLTGRGALILTKDMEEACAISNRIAPEHLEVSSTDPHRWEPLLRHAGAIFLGAYTSESLGDYCAGPNHVLPTSGTARFSSPLGVYDFQKRSSLIEVSEAGAQVLGTIAAELAYGEGLQAHAQAAEMRLTTPVKPR; from the coding sequence ATGACTTTGGTAGCTGCTCCCGCCCGTCTGTCCACCGCTGCGGCCACTTTTGAGGCTGACTTTGCAGCCCGCCTGCACTGGTCTGCCGATACGGACGCCGCCATCGAACACCGCGTAGCCGACATCCTGGCCGACGTGCAAAAGCGCGGCGATGCCGCCGTGCTCGAGTACACCGGCCGCTTCGACGGCCTCTCGGCCCCCGACATGGCCGCGCTGGAGCTGACCCAGGCCGACTTCAAGGCCGCGTTCGACGCCATTCCGCAGGCCCAGCGCGACGCGCTGCAGGCCGCTGCCAAGCGCGTGCGCAGCTACCACGAAGCGCAGAAGAAAGCCTCGGGCGAGAGCTGGAGCTACCGCGACGAAGACGGCACCTTGCTGGGCCAGAAGGTCACGCCGCTGGACCGCGTGGGCATCTACGTGCCCGGTGGCAAGGCCGCATACCCGTCCAGCCTGCTGATGAACGCCATCCCGGCCCATGTGGCGGGCGTGCAGGAAATCATCATGGTGGTGCCCACGCCCGTGCGCGGCAGCGTGGCAACCGGTGGAACGGGCGAGGGCACCTCGACGAAGGGCGAGCGCAACGAGCTGGTGCTGGCCGCCGCCTATGTGGCCGGCGTGACGCGCGCCTTCACCATCGGCGGGGCGCAGGCCGTGGCCGCGCTGGCCTACGGCACGGCCACCGTGCCCAAGGTGGACAAGATCACCGGCCCCGGCAACGCCTACGTGGCCAGCGCCAAGAAGCGCGTGTTCGGCACCGTGGGCATCGACATGATTGCAGGCCCGAGTGAAATCCTGGTGCTGGCCGATGGCACCACGCCGCCCGATTGGGTGGCGATGGATCTCTTCAGCCAGGCAGAACACGACGAGCTGGCGCAGAGCATCCTGCTGTGCCCTGACGCCGCCTACCTCGACGCCGTGCAGCGCGAGATTGACCGCCTGCTGCCCACCATGCCGCGCGCCGAGATCATCGCCAAGAGCCTCACGGGCCGGGGCGCGCTGATCCTCACCAAGGACATGGAAGAAGCCTGCGCGATCAGCAACCGCATTGCGCCGGAACACCTGGAAGTGAGCAGCACCGACCCGCACCGCTGGGAGCCTTTGCTGCGCCACGCCGGTGCCATCTTTCTGGGCGCCTACACCTCCGAAAGCCTGGGCGACTACTGCGCGGGCCCCAACCACGTGCTGCCCACCAGCGGCACGGCACGCTTCTCCTCCCCGCTGGGCGTGTACGACTTTCAGAAGCGCAGCAGCCTCATCGAAGTGAGCGAAGCCGGTGCCCAGGTGCTGGGCACCATCGCCGCCGAGCTGGCCTACGGCGAGGGCCTGCAGGCCCACGCGCAAGCCGCAGAGATGCGGCTGACCACGCCCGTCAAGCCGCGCTGA
- the hisG gene encoding ATP phosphoribosyltransferase produces MITLALSKGRIFDETLPLLAAAGIEVLEDPEKSRKLILPTNQPNVRVVLVRATDVPTYVEYGGADIGVTGKDTLIEHGGQGLYQPLDLRIAKCRVSVAVRSDFDYERAVKQGSRLKVATKYTSIAREFFATKGVHVDMVKLYGSMELAPLTGLADAIVDLVSTGNTLKANHLVEVERIMDISSLLVVNQAALKLKREPLRRIIDAFASAIPADKT; encoded by the coding sequence ATGATCACCCTGGCGCTTTCCAAGGGCCGCATCTTTGACGAAACCCTGCCGCTGCTGGCCGCCGCCGGCATCGAGGTGCTGGAAGACCCCGAAAAGTCGCGCAAGCTCATCCTGCCCACCAACCAGCCCAACGTGCGCGTGGTGCTGGTGCGCGCCACCGATGTGCCCACCTACGTGGAATACGGCGGCGCCGACATCGGCGTGACCGGCAAGGACACCCTGATCGAGCACGGCGGCCAGGGCCTGTACCAGCCGCTGGACCTGCGCATCGCCAAGTGCCGCGTGAGCGTGGCCGTGCGCAGCGACTTTGACTATGAGCGCGCCGTCAAGCAGGGCTCGCGCCTGAAGGTGGCCACTAAGTACACCAGCATCGCGCGCGAATTTTTTGCCACCAAGGGCGTGCACGTGGACATGGTCAAGCTCTACGGCAGCATGGAACTGGCCCCGCTGACGGGCCTGGCTGACGCTATTGTCGACCTGGTGTCCACCGGCAACACGCTCAAGGCCAACCACCTGGTGGAAGTGGAGCGCATCATGGACATCAGCTCGCTGCTGGTGGTCAATCAGGCCGCGCTCAAGCTCAAGCGCGAGCCGCTGCGCCGCATCATCGACGCCTTTGCGTCGGCCATCCCGGCCGACAAGACCTGA
- the murA gene encoding UDP-N-acetylglucosamine 1-carboxyvinyltransferase produces the protein MDKLLIRGGRSLQGEVLVSGAKNAALPELCAALLTAEPVTLLNVPQLQDVSTMLKLIRNMGVTAERAQDGTVRIDASALNTPEAPYELVKTMRASVLALGPLLARFGEATVSLPGGCAIGSRPVDQHIKGMAAMGAEIVVEHGYMIAKLPAGRTRLKGARITTDMVTVTGTENFLMAAALAEGETVLENAAQEPEISDLAEMLIAMGARIEGHGSSRIRIQGVEKLHGCTHRVVADRIEAGTFLCAVAAAGGDVVLRHGRADHLDAVIDKLREAGVTVQAVDGGIRVQSQGGGTLKAQGFRTTEYPGFPTDMQAQFMALNCIAQGTATVTETIFENRFMHVNELVRLGARIQTDGKVAVIEGVQRLSGATVMATDLRASASLVIAGLVADGETVVDRIYHLDRGYDCMEAKLRGIGADIERVKA, from the coding sequence ATGGACAAACTCCTGATTCGTGGCGGGCGCAGCCTGCAAGGCGAGGTGCTGGTATCGGGCGCCAAGAACGCCGCGTTGCCGGAGTTGTGCGCCGCGCTGCTCACCGCTGAACCCGTGACCCTGCTGAACGTGCCGCAGCTGCAGGACGTGAGCACCATGCTCAAGCTCATCCGCAACATGGGCGTGACGGCCGAGCGCGCGCAAGACGGCACCGTCCGCATCGACGCCAGCGCGCTCAACACGCCCGAGGCCCCGTACGAGCTTGTCAAGACCATGCGCGCCTCCGTGCTGGCCCTGGGCCCGCTGCTGGCGCGCTTTGGCGAGGCCACGGTGTCGCTGCCGGGCGGCTGTGCCATCGGATCGCGCCCGGTGGACCAGCACATCAAGGGCATGGCCGCCATGGGCGCCGAGATCGTGGTCGAGCATGGCTACATGATCGCCAAGCTGCCCGCAGGACGGACGCGCTTGAAGGGCGCTCGCATCACCACCGACATGGTGACCGTGACCGGTACCGAGAACTTCCTGATGGCCGCTGCGCTGGCCGAGGGCGAGACGGTGCTGGAAAACGCGGCGCAGGAGCCCGAGATTTCCGACCTGGCCGAGATGCTGATCGCCATGGGCGCCAGGATCGAAGGCCATGGCTCCAGCCGCATCCGCATCCAGGGTGTCGAAAAACTGCACGGCTGCACCCACCGAGTGGTGGCCGACCGCATCGAGGCAGGCACCTTTTTGTGCGCCGTGGCGGCAGCGGGCGGCGATGTGGTGCTGCGCCACGGCCGTGCCGACCACCTGGATGCCGTGATCGACAAGCTGCGCGAGGCCGGCGTGACGGTGCAGGCAGTGGACGGCGGAATTCGCGTGCAGAGCCAGGGCGGCGGCACGCTGAAGGCGCAAGGCTTTCGCACCACCGAATACCCGGGCTTTCCCACCGACATGCAGGCGCAGTTCATGGCGCTCAACTGCATTGCGCAGGGCACGGCCACAGTGACCGAAACCATCTTTGAAAACCGCTTCATGCACGTCAACGAACTGGTGCGCCTTGGCGCCCGGATCCAGACCGATGGCAAGGTGGCCGTGATCGAAGGGGTGCAGCGCCTGTCGGGCGCCACTGTGATGGCGACCGATCTGCGCGCTTCGGCCAGCCTGGTCATCGCAGGGCTGGTGGCCGATGGCGAAACCGTGGTCGACCGCATCTACCACCTGGACCGCGGCTACGACTGCATGGAAGCCAAGCTGCGCGGCATTGGCGCGGATATCGAGCGAGTAAAAGCATGA
- a CDS encoding BolA family protein has product MTADELKDIIAAGLACEHITLEGDGRHWYATIVSAEFEGKRAIQRHQRVYATLGAKMHTDEVHALSMKTFSPAEWAAQAR; this is encoded by the coding sequence ATGACCGCAGACGAACTCAAAGACATCATTGCCGCCGGCCTGGCCTGCGAACACATCACGCTGGAAGGCGACGGCCGCCACTGGTACGCCACCATCGTGTCCGCCGAGTTCGAGGGCAAGCGCGCTATCCAGCGCCACCAGCGCGTGTACGCCACGCTGGGCGCCAAGATGCATACCGATGAGGTGCATGCACTGTCGATGAAGACATTTTCCCCGGCCGAGTGGGCTGCGCAGGCGCGGTAG
- a CDS encoding ABC transporter permease has product MTGWQTLFYKEVLRFWKVSFQTVAAPVLTAVLYLLIFGHVLEDHVKVYDRISYTAFLVPGLVMMSVLQNAFANSSSSLIQSKIMGSLVFVLLTPLSHWAWFVAYVGSSVVRGLVVGLGVFVVTIAFARPEFAAPLWIVVFAVMGAGLLATLGLIAGLWADKFDQLAAFQNFVVVPMTFLSGVFYSIQSLPPFWQTVSHLNPFFYMIDGFRYGFFGQSDTSPWLSLAIVGIAWLGVSALAIHLLRTGYKIRN; this is encoded by the coding sequence ATGACCGGCTGGCAGACCCTGTTCTACAAGGAAGTCCTGCGTTTCTGGAAGGTCAGCTTCCAGACCGTGGCAGCGCCTGTGCTCACGGCCGTGCTGTACCTTCTGATCTTCGGCCATGTGCTGGAAGACCACGTCAAGGTGTACGACCGCATCAGCTACACGGCGTTTCTGGTGCCGGGCCTGGTGATGATGAGCGTGCTGCAAAACGCCTTTGCCAACAGCTCGTCGAGCCTGATCCAGAGCAAGATCATGGGCAGCCTGGTGTTTGTGCTGCTCACGCCGCTGTCGCACTGGGCGTGGTTCGTGGCGTACGTGGGCTCCTCGGTCGTGCGCGGGCTGGTGGTGGGCCTGGGCGTGTTTGTCGTCACCATCGCCTTTGCGCGGCCGGAGTTTGCCGCGCCGCTGTGGATCGTGGTGTTCGCCGTGATGGGCGCGGGGCTGCTGGCCACGCTGGGGCTCATTGCCGGGCTGTGGGCCGACAAATTCGATCAGCTGGCGGCGTTCCAGAACTTCGTGGTCGTGCCGATGACGTTCCTGTCGGGCGTTTTCTATTCCATCCAGTCGCTGCCGCCCTTCTGGCAGACGGTGAGCCACCTCAACCCGTTTTTCTACATGATCGACGGCTTTCGCTACGGCTTTTTCGGCCAGAGCGACACCTCGCCCTGGCTCAGCCTGGCCATCGTGGGTATCGCCTGGCTGGGCGTGAGCGCGCTGGCCATCCACCTTTTGCGCACCGGCTACAAGATTCGGAATTGA
- a CDS encoding ABC transporter ATP-binding protein: MPAVSFQAVSKTFATPKGPFQALHQVDLDIEEGEFFGLLGPNGAGKTTMISILAGLARATSGRVLVQGSDVQANFAEARRKLGVVPQELVFDPFFNVREALRIQSGYFGVKNNDAWIDELLENLGLADKANANMRQLSGGMKRRVLVAQALVHKPPIIVLDEPTAGVDVELRQTLWHFVARLNKEGHTVLLTTHYLEEAEALCGRIAMLKAGRIVALNRTSELLQAASGSILQFKTDAALPPALADVARVTGRIVQLPARDAAEIETHLAALRVAGVDVHDMEIRRPDLEDVFLQVMSGTSASNLPMAGAQA; the protein is encoded by the coding sequence ATGCCTGCAGTCTCTTTCCAAGCCGTTTCCAAAACCTTCGCCACGCCCAAGGGCCCCTTCCAGGCCCTCCACCAGGTGGACCTCGACATCGAGGAGGGCGAGTTCTTCGGCCTTCTCGGGCCGAACGGGGCTGGCAAGACCACCATGATCAGCATCCTGGCCGGGCTGGCACGTGCCACCAGCGGCCGCGTGCTGGTGCAGGGCAGCGATGTGCAGGCGAACTTTGCCGAGGCCCGCCGCAAGCTCGGCGTGGTGCCACAGGAACTCGTATTCGACCCCTTCTTCAACGTGCGCGAAGCCCTGCGCATCCAGTCGGGCTACTTCGGCGTGAAGAACAACGATGCCTGGATCGACGAGCTGCTGGAAAACCTGGGCCTGGCCGACAAGGCCAACGCCAACATGCGCCAGTTGTCGGGCGGCATGAAGCGCCGCGTGCTGGTGGCCCAGGCGCTGGTGCACAAGCCGCCCATCATCGTGCTGGATGAGCCCACGGCGGGCGTGGATGTGGAGCTGCGCCAGACCCTGTGGCATTTTGTGGCGCGCCTGAACAAGGAAGGCCACACCGTGCTGCTCACCACCCATTACCTGGAAGAGGCCGAGGCCCTGTGCGGGCGTATCGCCATGCTCAAGGCTGGGCGCATTGTGGCGCTCAACCGCACCAGTGAACTGCTGCAGGCCGCCTCGGGCAGCATCCTGCAGTTCAAGACCGATGCAGCGTTGCCCCCGGCGCTGGCCGATGTGGCGCGCGTCACCGGCCGCATCGTGCAGCTGCCCGCGCGTGATGCAGCAGAAATCGAAACCCACCTGGCCGCGCTGCGTGTGGCTGGCGTGGATGTGCACGACATGGAAATCCGCCGTCCCGACCTGGAAGATGTGTTTTTGCAGGTGATGTCCGGCACGTCGGCGTCGAACCTCCCGATGGCAGGAGCGCAGGCATGA